Genomic DNA from Corticium candelabrum chromosome 5, ooCorCand1.1, whole genome shotgun sequence:
AATTGGAAGATGAATGTCTCCAAGAGTGGAACATGAACTTAATCGATATCAATAGAAAACAATTGATATTTAATAATGCAGTTCATTCAGTAAATTTATAGATCTGATTTTTCAATATCAATCATATAAATGCATGTCATGGCAACATGCATGTTAGTGAATCAAAATCAAGAATTCTTTAGAAAATAATGTCAAAATCAGCAACGATACATGTATCTCGATATATCTACATTTAGTAGTTTATGTTGGATGTCAGTGTTAGTGTTATCTAGCTTTGTGTTGCCCCTGGAGAAGACTATACATCATTTGTATGATGTGAAGgaaacaataataaaaaataacaaTATGGTACTGTCTACAGTATGAACAGTCAGTCTCTAGATCTAGTGATCATGATGCCTAGAAAGGGCCCTACTTGACAACTTAGTCATCAACTGTTCGGGTTAGATTTAATTGCAATGACAGCTAGTGCATCGGTAGCTGTTTGggtttaatttatattattagttctgtacagtgtagtacattATGATGGGATTAAAAATGTACAGAACATTTTTAAAGATAACTTTCAATACCAAGAAATTTTTTGTAAGCACCTAATCTAACCCATTTTCATATGTGTGCTTCTTTCACCAGTACCATGCAGTGTCAAGATATTCGATCATCTCTTGTGCTCTTCTCACTCGTGTCATAGAATTCATGACGTATGTCGGCACTGCTGTCAAGCTGATCTTGCTTGCCACTGCTGCACAAGTCATTCACACCAGCTTCTCTAGTAGAATCACTAGTAGCTCCTATCTCCATGTTCATTTCCACTATCTTTTTTACTAAGGCATCAGTACGTTCCACAGGATACGAAGTAGCAGGAGATATTGCCAACGTTACTTGACTTAAGGGTCTGGGAGATGAATTTAGGTCAAAAGAACTGTCTCTTTGCCGGGAATTAACTGGAACAGCCTGACCCGGATAATTATGAAGCATCTGTCCATGTAGTGTAGATCTTGAAACTATGGTTATTTCAGCTGTGGAGTCAAAACACAACATCTCAGCTCTCGGAGCAACTTGATCAAATTCAGTAGTACAGTATTGACATAGATCATGAGAGTGTATGACATTAAATTGTGGATGAACTGATGCTCCAATTGCAACAAATTCTAAATTTGGATTAAACGGCTCATAGAGATTGGTATCATACTTGTGACTCAAGATGAGAGCAATCAGCTTCTCAAACTGGCAAACAGCATCATCATCTGTATCAATACAGCCATTTATAGTATTACAAATTACCTGCACACATGACTGCACACGTCATCATAAACAACAGATCTTACCACAAGGTGGATCCTCGCAGTACCCTACACGACATTGATCTTGCAGTCCTTTGAAAAGAGCAAGAACCTCTTCTACACATGCTTCACTGGATGTGCATATGTAACAAGACAACAACTTCTCCAACTGACAAATAGTTGCTACTTCTGATGTGTCTGCTTCCAGATTCAAATGCTTTCGTACTTCTCCCTCCAAACTTGAATGAAGCCTTTGAGCAAGAGTAAGTAGCAATGAAACAGATGTACCAACTTTCATAAAATAGTCTGCAATCCTTGACAAATTTGAGTTATTTAATGTTGTTCCTTGATTGCGAAGCTCTTGAGCTCGAGTTTGAAAACACACAGGTGCACGCTGTCTGTTTTCTAAAGGCAAACACCAAGTTGTCAAGCTGGCTccttgctgttgctgctgcttaGCAAGAGAAAGTGCACCACAGTCATAAACCTCATTCAAGTTCAATGTCTTTTGACACACTAACTGGCAAGTGTAAAAGGGTGAAAACGGTTGGTCAGGTGGCCTGCAAACACCACCAGTCAGAGTACAAATAGAAAGAGTACAACTCGAAGACAATGATCCACAAAACACAATGTGCTGAACGAATTGAGTGCCAGTCttacactgacacacactggCCTAATAATCACAACACATCAGATTGAGTCAACAGGAGTAATAAGAAGCACAATGTAAAGACATTACTAGAATTTGATCCTGTTCTAACGGCATTAAACTGACTGCAAGCCTATTGAAACCCCTCTCCAAATCCAACAACATCATACCATCAGCAGTTCCTTCACCTATTAGAAATAGTTGTGGCAGTCTCAAACTTTCATAATCAGCTGCAGCCTGCAATAGAAAAACAATCAATCAAATACAGACCAGTCCAATAACAGTTATAGAAAAGTATTACCAGTACTATTTCAGAATTGTTTGCTATAAACACATGTAAACCTGTGAGAACTTGATCACTCACTTCAGCAAACACTCCTGCATAAAGCTGCCAATATTTGTGACGAACAATGTAGCAAGGAACAACATCACAATGATGCTTCAACCAACAAGCAACGTATCGATGACTGCCACTAGTGGTTGAATCAATAATATGACACTCAGTATCATCAAGTTCTGTAAAATGGGGATCTTCAAAATTAGTGTTATGCCAAAGCCTGATCTCAACATCTCGAGAGATGCACACATTGATGGCCATAATAAGCAATGCTGGCCTTTCGTACTCAAATCCAGCTGGTAACAGTCGTATTGGAGGTGATAATGGAATTACCTCATTTGGAAGAATTGATGTATATCCAAGTGGCAAATGACTGACTGAAATAGTGGTAGCTGTAATGTTAGGTTGCACTGGAAGAAAGACAGCAAATCTTCCAAGTCTATCTAACACAATTCGTCCATTAGCTGTACACGTTTCTATCATATAAGGCATTGTGATGTCATGATCATCTGCAGCACATTTCAAGTCCTTCTGCTGACTACAGATTGCTGCTTCTACTCCAGAAAGAGCATCAGCAGACATTGACATTCCATTAGCCCCTCCATGTTGCAGTGTATCTAACAGTCTCTCAGACTCTGGGTTAGAAGAGTTTTTTCTTTGTCCTTCCCTTCTGTATTTCCTAACCAACCAAATGCTTCCTATTATCATAATCACCACAAGTGCTCCTCCTGCAGCTGAATATACACCTATAGCTAGATTGCTTTCAAAAATTGAGTTCTTAGAACCAGGATTGACAACACATCCAGGTGTGGTAGATAGAAACTGTGTTTGATCAGTTGATCGTAAATCCTTGAGATAAGAGGCATTACGAGTGCTGTTACTCAATAAACTACCAACCTAAAGCAAAGTCAAACACAAGCTATTAGAAATTTCATAAGAACAAAGTCTAACAATCAATAGATTTAGAATATACGCACACAGCACACAAGTGAGAAATAATTTAGAACAGAAGCAACTGATCAACTTTAACCCCAAATTTTGCCGGAATGACCTTACAGACAAATCAGAGTGTAAAATAAGCACTTTGCACGACTGCCAATACAGTTGCAGTCATTCCCAGACCTCCAATGAAGAGTAATACATTGTAACCATTTACCCCTAGCAGCTTAGGATCAGGGAGTAGACAGTTGGCAAGCGTAGCGTGCGCTAGTGGCCCGCTTAAATGTTTGTGGGTGTACTCTGGGTGATTGGACCACTCCCACCAGCTGGACTAGTGCACAACCAAAACCTTACACAAACATTTACAAAAGCTCGCATATTTTATCAGCTACGAAGTTGATGCCATTTATTGCGTCTGGCGAAGTGAAACGCCGAAGTGCTGCCTACACCTAGGCGACCTTGACTCTGCTGGTAGATAGGCCGTCATACCCGCGAACAGAAGGGCACTCTAGCTGCTAAACGCCTACATTGCACATGTAGCGGCATGTAATATAACGTACGGTACCTACCAAACCTTTGGGAGTGGAAGCCGTTGCATTTGGAAATACAACATGCGTCGCAGGGCGACACTTCGTTGTATGCAACCTCCTAGTATCACCTGCAACACACACGTCGTCAACTGTTTACTGTACAAGCTGTGAAAGTAACACCTACGTGCTTGCAGTGCGGGTAGCACGAAGAGCAAAACCACACCGTGAAACGTCATGTCTAGGAAACTTTCCCTGCTAGCGCGCGCTAATAGCAAAAGTCCTTCAGGAAGTGTACAGTACTGAGTAGTACAAGTCTGGTGTAATTTGTTTGatctgatgtgtgtgtgtgtgtgtgtgtgtgtgtgtgtgtgtgtgtgtgtgtgtgtgtgtgtgtgcgtgtgcttgtttgcGCGAGTGTGTGTATTTTATACCCACGTCCTAGATAATTACATAAACAATTACTACATGGTTTAGTGATACAGTGTCTGAAAAATAGACATGAAATTCGGTTCACACAAACTTGTTAACGAAACATTTGATATGTAATTAGATActaccatacatacatacatatatacatacatacatactaagTCTAAGACCTACACTATAAATATCTAAAAAGCAACATAAACACCTGAACAACAAGTAAAAAGACCAGTTCCCACACAAATTACTGCTGCACCATGTATGATGTCAAATAACTAGAAGTCACATATAACAAAGCTGTAAACAGCAAGAATCAGTCCCACCAGAAAGTTGTTTGTGCAATCTTGTTAGTAAATTCAGTTACTGTTGTAAAACTGGGTCTGAGGGCAAACAAGGTGGGGTTGCCATGGATGATATCTGATCAGCAGGAGTACTTACTATGTAACCCTGTTGACTGTCAACAGTGGCATCTTCCTCTATAGTTGCTCCAAGTCTGTGATTTATAGGAGGGTAACCATACTCACGTCGTAAGTTAGGACCAGTCTTGCTATTGTCACGAGTGTCATCGTACTCACGTCGGAACATATCATCAGTGTTGctcttgtttgtgttgttctcaCGAGTGTCATGATAATCATGTCGCAACTTATCAACAATGCTGATCGGACCTTGACTCTCAATGTGACAGGTATCAGCTTGCATCTGAGGTGCCACTGGCACCAATCCATCAGCAGTCTCTGTAAGTTGGTGTGACCTACCACATATCACAAAAGACTGACAAGCTAATGGTCCAGAACGTGAGTCCAGTGTTAAATCAGTCACTCTTTCTCTCGGGCTAACTTGCATCGCAAGATGATCATCCAGTAGGTGACCTCTTGGTAAGTGATCTCTTAACAGTGGAGCAATCATGGGACATTCACGTGAAACTTCATCCAGATGATTTACAGTAGCAGTCAAATGATAAGAGGGTAAGAAGACATCAGTCACTGAGCTACTATCTGCTGCAATAGACAAACTTGCTGAATGAGAAGGTGCATTCTCCTCAGTCAAGATGCAAATAATCAGCTTTGCAAATGAGTGAAAAATAGTATCATCTGCACCAAGAGAATAAAAAAGTTACAAACCACCTGAAGACCCTCACTTTTATCTACAAACTTACCACATGATGGAGGTTGACAATAGTCTACACGACACGAAGATTCTTGCAGTGCCATAAAATGACTAAGAACTTCCTCTATACATGCATTGCCAACCACGGACTTATAACAAGTCACTAATGTCTCCACTTGCCTAGCAGTAGCTACTTGTGATGTATCTCCTTCAACATCCAACTGTTGTCTTAAATGTTCCTCCACACTTAACCTTTGAGCAAGCGTAAGCAGCTCGTTACTAGACATACCAATACGTACGATAAAGTCTACAACGGGTGAATAGTTTGAGTCAGCCAATGTTGTCCCATCTGTTCGAAGTGTTTGAGCTTTACTTCGATAACAAGGTGGGACTAACACTCTCACTCTGTCAGCCAAAGACCAAGTTTCCCATTGAGGTTGTTGGTGCTTCCGGACAAAACTGGGAGACAACAAATAATGAGCCAAATCCAGTCTATTTTCATACAGCAAATGTAAATGAGTAGAAATGCATGGATCAGCTGGCTTGTAAACACCATCGGTTAGAGTAGAAACACGAACATCATACTGACTAGAAGAATGAGTAGGAAACACAACATGGTGCACAAAACGAGTGCCACTCTTGCACCCACACACGCTCGCCTAACAATAAAAAAGTCACAACAGAATGCACTCAACAGTTGCAATAGGAAAACTGTAAGCCAACATTACCGAAATCATATCACACTGAAATGGTGTTATGCTTATTTCTAGTCTGCTGAAACCTCCCTCCAAATCCAACTTGATCATACCATCAGCAGTCCCTCGACCAGTTAAGGGTAGAAGAGTCAAAACAAAAGTCGGGCTTAACCGATCAACTTCATTCTATACAAACAATCAATTTAATACATTCCAGTGTGACCAATGTAGTATAAATAGATTACCTGTACAGTTTCAGAACTATTGCCTATaagcacatgtagattagtgTCACCATGAAGAGACGTTGTTTCAGCAAACACTCCAGCAAACAGCACCCATGGTTGGTATGGAACTTGATAACATGGAACAACATCACAGTGCCCTTTcaaccaacagacaacatATCGATGACCTTCACTTGTGGTTGAATCAATATAACACTCAGTATCATCAAGTCTTGTGAAATTGGGATCTTTTGGATTAGTGCTATGCCAAAGGCTAATAGAAGCCTTTGGAGGAATGCACAGGTGGTTATCGACAGGCATGATAAGCAGTCCAGGTCTCTCATACTTAAAATCATCTGGTAGACCCGTGTCTAGCAGTCGTATTGGACATGACAATGGATATACACCTGGAGGAAATTTTGCTGTATAGTTAAGTGGCAACGAACTTACTGAAACAGTAGCATGTGCAATGTTACGCTgtactggaacatacaaggcaAATTTTCTGAGTTTATCGACAACAAGCCCTCCCTTAGTGATATCAGCAGTACAAAGTGCAGAGTCAGAAGATGGTTTAATTTCAGATGAAGCAGCAACAGATGCAAATGACGATTCAATTTCAGATGAAGCAGCAACAGATGGAAGTGACAACAGCACCTCAGACTCAGAATGAGAATTAGGCCCATTTCTCATTAGTTCAGAAATTCGTTTTTTCCGTAACTTCTTCCACACCACTAAagcagctacacacacacacacgactgccCCAATTGTGCTTGGAATAATAACTCCTATGTCGCTGTCTGATGATGACTTCTGAATATCGTTGCTATCTCCATGTATTAGAGGAGGAGAATTGTTTACATGAAGAAAATTTGGAAAATCATTATCTTGACTGCTGTCATTTGAAATAATTGCCTGAAAAATGAATGTATAGATTACTCCTAACAGCAAAGTATactgtacttaattaatcactgCAAACTGCATGTCTACAAGCTATACTGGTACGTTGAAGTTCTTAATTAGAAACTTAAGCTATTACAGTCACAAGTAAGCACATATACTCTAAGGTGGCAAAAGTCATATGTTTGATGACATCAGTCTGTCCTTAAATAAGCTGTTAGGTCAAAAATACTCAAATATATTTACAAAAGTCAGTTTTCTTCACATGAATCTTCAAGCAAGCAATCACCTTGATAAACTCCGTGattaaaacattttgaaacgATTGCTACCATTAAAGTCCAGGCCACAAGCCATAGtttgcattccaattgtctggCCAGCCGTCTGTTGGTCTACAGAGGCATTACTGTAACTGTACATGTAACCCATGCACACCTCGAGTTAATAAGTATAAAGTCTTCGGGCACTAGTGATTTCCTTGGGTGGCCCACCTCAATTTGGGTCCAATAGCTGTCAGATGGTTTTCACAAGTTTCATAGCTGGCTGGTTAATTATACAGTTCACATATGTAGACATCACGGCATTTGGCTTGCTTATTCCCTCTGTGCACAAAAAAGATTGTGCCATTGTTCATCTCTTCAGCTATGAAGCTTTCTGCACAGCATCATTCGGTCTGCATGGTCCACtgtgttgttaattaaacactaaAACATTGACGAAAGTGGTAATACAGGCAGCTATATGGGATGTCCAGACGTACAGTGGATCAATTGTTCAACTCAGAAACTCCAACTAAGCTCACAAGCGTGCAAATTTGCCACTGTAAAGTCTGTCACGCCCCTGCATGCTGTGATCCAGCTGATTTTGGTTCTAACCACACCTCTCCAGACTGAAAAGAGGTCACCTAGTGTTGAAGTAAACGTTGCATAACTAGAAGCTAAACTGCCAATGAAGCAAAAATGTCTACATATCATCGCTCGATCATCAGACATTAGCAGTAAACGGTGACGACCACAGTgaccacacacaacagaccTCGTGGTACTCTGCGCCCAATAGAAACACAACATCGACTATAATCTTTTTCGCAATTTGGGAAGCTCTAGTACACGTAGGGAATCGAGTCACATGATGAATTGAGTCACACGATGAATTCATACCCCCCGGACGGAGATGTTGTTTACAAACTCGAAATCGGTCTGAAGACGTGTTCGATGACGTattggttagggttagagctAAGGGTAGGGTTATAAAAGGCGTACACGTACAGTGTACGAATGAACCAACCGGTCCGTGCGCCAGCTACCGGCTGGGTTTCGGACGTCCATTTCCTTGTAGCAGTCCTATCGTCGACAGGCTTATCCGTCCGTAAAGAACACAAATCAGATAGCACAGCTAGCACAGTCCACTAGATTACCCATGCGGTTCCGTTCCGCGTTCCGTTACAAGTTGAGGAGTTGCAATTCGTTTGCAGCCCGTTGGTGGTTACTGAAACACACAAGAAGTAAGCTAATAAACTCATTCTTCAAACGTGGACATCTTACTTATTACATGCAGGAAGACAATCACCGACGCGGCAGCTCTGCTACAAAACATGATTACGCATTCATCTAAAAATAGTCTGTTGTCTAGATGCCCGGATAAAACATACAGTGTATTCCTACTACACGATGGAACGGGTAGCTTAGCTAATACTGCAGTATATTTAGCTACAAGCAACTAGTAGCCAACGCAACACCGTAACCACTACTCAAAGCAAAGAGtgtctattattattattactagaTACGTAACTGTTAGTAGTGGAAGTAGTCTAGAGGTAGGCTAGAGGTAACTACCTAGCTAAAGGTACAGTGTAGACCTCTGCACTTTCATCACATGTGAGTGGCATAGTTGTGCACAATAGTTAATTAGGCAAGTTTGGTAATTAAGTCTGTTTACTCTTGCAAGAGCACAAACATTAATCATACAACTAAGCTCATGCAAATATTAGGGAAATTTTGTAAgtcattgattaattaactctaatCAAAATATATATCTAATCAATCTAGATCAACGGCAGATAGGTTGGATGCAGCACATATCATCCTAGCATTGCAACATTGTGTCTCCAGCAACGACAGACTGAACTAATTAACTGTAGGGAAAGACAGATGTACAGTATAATACCTTGTACAGTCACCAATACTCAAAATATGCCTTTGCTGGTTCCTATATTTATCAATCAATTACCAAGTATGTACTCTTGTTACATTAACATAAACTCAtttctaataataataataataatgtgcTACGTTTCAGTTAATTAGACATCAGTCACATTCATTCAGGACTCATCGGTGCTTCAGAAATTGTTGGAACTTGACTTACACTTTTAGACTCTCCAGTTTTTGGCGTCAATGATACCAATGACCTTGAGCGTCCTCGTAGCTTGGGTGTGGATGATGGTGTAGACAACCTTCTCAAGCTGGACACAACATTGGCAGAGCGTTCAGCAGTGGAGACAGTACGCGCTGATGGATCACACGACATCCAGTCAGGCAAGTGATTGGGTTTTGTCTTTAGGAAATGTTCGCGTGACACAGAGTGGTCACTGAGAACATCAACAGAACCATGGAGAGAACCTACAAAAATATTGATTAGCACACAAATAAAGCAAATAATTAAAAACAGAAATAAATCTTATTAGCACTGGTTATAATACACTATTGTGGAATTTGTCTACCAGGCTGAGTATGATGAAGCTTGTgggtgtatgtatgtaataacAGTATAGACCCACCTGTTGGTGTATCAAGAATTTCTTTGTGTAAAAGTCCATTTCAAAGTAATAAACTTAATCAAGTagtaataacaacaaacaatttaaattaaatttgtcCTACTGGTATGATCAAGATCACACAAAGACAATAATCGACATCAACATGTACATACTTTAGTAGCAACAATACTAAATCAAAACCACACAATGCAGCAGCAAGATGTATGCCTAAATTTTAGGTGATCTCTGATCAGTACCTCCCATCCAGCAAGCACAGTTTGCAGGTACATGTGTAGCATGAAACTTGAATACACGGCTGACCAATGATTGAGCATATCTCCCTCTTGTTGCAATATCTTTCAATTCCCTCATCAAACGAtcactacaacaaacacatcacatAGTAGCTACAATTGAAGTTCCTTATGTGCTAACTGGAAGCCAGGTAGCATAGCAGTTCCTCCCACAACCACAATATTCTCCATGAGAGAGCGACGTACATCAAGAGGACACTAAAAACCAGCATTTGAAAGATACACGTATGAACTCATATAACAACCAAACCTTCAATATGACATCTAGTATAGTTGTTGGTAATGACTTGGACTCTttgtcatgtttgaaaataagATCAGCTGTTTTCTCCCTGAACACACCAACTCATTAGAACACACCAACTCATTAGCCAAACAGTtgtgcaaacacacaccatTAAAGTTACTACGTGTATACAAATGAATGCCAGTAATATCTGttctatacatacatacatacatacatacatacatacatacatacatacatacatagtgatacatacatacatacatacattttttattattaaaagttggtacaacttctaaatcCCTAGcaatctaaattctttacactaaagctaggtttacaagaAAATGTTCATCAAAAGAAGAAGGtttacaaatagacatacatacatacatacatacatacattttttattattaaaagttggtacaacttctaaatcCCTAGcaatctaaattctttacactaaagctaggtttacaagaAAATGTTCATCAAAAGAAGAAGGtttacaaatagacatacatacatacatacatacatacatgtatgtatccATTTAACACACCTGACAATGCCTGGTATGATGAGAGTTGTACACCCATCCAACGGGTATGATACAGAAGGTGGAATAGGAACAGATTGCTGCAAAGACAATACACAAATAGAAACATGCAAGCAACATACAGCAGGCATACCGTGGAAGTAGTTGACATCTGTTGTCTAATATACAGAACAACACCATATTGTAAAACgataaacacaaaattattattaacagTATTCATTTGCAATACCTGACATCATCAGCTATGTGTAGTTCCTGTTCAGAAGTCAATTTCTTTCCAACAAAACAGATGCGTGCTGTGACACTCAAAATAATAAGAAAACgaacaacacagcaagcgtgAATCAACCACCTATGATGTCTTCTAGTATCTCATCAGataaacacactgacaaaagcaacaacaacagttaGATTGTACTGTTTCCAAgttactacaacaacaacactttGACTCATACCTTTACTTGCCGGTAATGGTTTACTTGTCTCTCCATCAGTGACAGCAGCATATTCCTTTAGCAGGCAACTTAACTCACTAAATAAGAACAAGTAAGTTACAGTAGCTATAATTGGTGTGACGCCactggcaaacagacaacataaTGTGatagaaacaaacaacaatacataCAGCAGAAAGAGCAAATACAAGAATTGCATTTAGTTATTCTATCACATGTACATGATCAACCAACAAGCGTAAACAAGAATTTTGTGTATCTTTGACATGATCATTAAAGCTTCATCACATAAAATTCCTTGAGAGTTTAAGTCAGTGACTCTTAGCACTTATTGGTCACCAGCAGAGGCAAAATAGAGCAGGATTCACAtctaattaacacaaattcctgTGGTTGATTTGCCCGCTCTGTAAAgcaaattaacacaaattgAGTGGGGAAAACACAAACTCCCAAATAATTTGTTCCTCATATACCGATAATTTAGAGCCCGGATATAGTCACAATATCTTGCTTGTATGACGTCCCTGGTAAGAAGCGACTCGCTCCGTTTATACTGTCCGAGGTTACAAACAGGCATTTCAAATTTGGCGGAGATCCAATGCGCTGTTCTAGAGAAATTCGACTTGTGGCGGGTTTGATCGGCACGAAATAGCTAGCGCCTTCCTAAGATACCTCTGGAAGACACGACACTTTCATTGTCAACCTTGATCAATTCGGCGTACACTCACAGATCATCATCCAAACTTTGAGTAACAACAGCATCCTCGCTAATACGGTCAAGTTCGTGGACTTCAAAAAGGGCTCCTTTAAATTGTCAACATGTACAACCAAAACGTGcatttgcattgtggtgtggaacCCAGTCTTCATGCACGGTTTCATGGCAATTGGCCCGGCAGTTTGGCGTGATTAATGttaaagacatacagacagatcagatcagacttttatatatagagagataGAGATTAAtcgtcaaacaaacaaacagactgccTTTAATACCCAACTTTTAGCTattactgtacacatgtaccaAAACAAGTCTTAATTACCTCTGGGTTGCTTATGttgcatacatatatgtatgtgtataaaTTTCTTGTATACTAGGCATGTACTCTCGAGTTGATGACCTTTATATCACCATTGATTACCTTGCAAGCATTATATCATCAATAAATGTTTACTATATAAGTgttatttgacaaacaaacagacagacaacaagataACAATGGAGATAAAATAACAACTAAACATCGTCTACAATTACTTACGTTTGAAGAGCACGACCTCCACAATCCAATGACTGCCAGCACTTCATCACAGGAATTCCTTCAACAatctacaaacaaataagcataTGACGTCACTTCCAAACTACAAACCAGAAATATGTCAATCAATACAGGCAACAGGCTGGTTTCCTCATAGCCACAGTCAATCACAAGACCGGTGGCTATTCCTAACGAGAGCAATGCCGACAGATGACTTGGAAGAAACATAATAGATGGAACCTAAAGTAAAATAAAGTCACTCTTAGCAACGCATCATTCAGCAACGATGATTTGAGGATCAAATGCAGTGAGTAGAAACCTTT
This window encodes:
- the LOC134180214 gene encoding uncharacterized protein LOC134180214; protein product: MFCSRAAASVIVFLHVIITTNGLQTNCNSSTCNGTRNGTAWAIISNDSSQDNDFPNFLHVNNSPPLIHGDSNDIQKSSSDSDIGVIIPSTIGAVVCVCVAALVVWKKLRKKRISELMRNGPNSHSESEVLLSLPSVAASSEIESSFASVAASSEIKPSSDSALCTADITKGGLVVDKLRKFALYVPVQRNIAHATVSVSSLPLNYTAKFPPGVYPLSCPIRLLDTGLPDDFKYERPGLLIMPVDNHLCIPPKASISLWHSTNPKDPNFTRLDDTECYIDSTTSEGHRYVVCWLKGHCDVVPCYQVPYQPWVLFAGVFAETTSLHGDTNLHVLIGNSSETVQNEVDRLSPTFVLTLLPLTGRGTADGMIKLDLEGGFSRLEISITPFQCDMISASVCGCKSGTRFVHHVVFPTHSSSQYDVRVSTLTDGVYKPADPCISTHLHLLYENRLDLAHYLLSPSFVRKHQQPQWETWSLADRVRVLVPPCYRSKAQTLRTDGTTLADSNYSPVVDFIVRIGMSSNELLTLAQRLSVEEHLRQQLDVEGDTSQVATARQVETLVTCYKSVVGNACIEEVLSHFMALQESSCRVDYCQPPSCDDTIFHSFAKLIICILTEENAPSHSASLSIAADSSSVTDVFLPSYHLTATVNHLDEVSRECPMIAPLLRDHLPRGHLLDDHLAMQVSPRERVTDLTLDSRSGPLACQSFVICGRSHQLTETADGLVPVAPQMQADTCHIESQGPISIVDKLRHDYHDTRENNTNKSNTDDMFRREYDDTRDNSKTGPNLRREYGYPPINHRLGATIEEDATVDSQQGYIVSTPADQISSMATPPCLPSDPVLQQ
- the LOC134179775 gene encoding actin-related protein 10-like isoform X1 codes for the protein MTASKGFEGLSLTKDKKIPVILDIGTAYTKCGFAGDSCPRHIIPTEVRRYHSNKITRIFTCDQYSTDELYDVLIDFFKHIYFKLLLVNPRDRRVVVVESLFSPIQFRKTLAKALFQHYNVPSIMFLPSHLSALLSLGIATGLVIDCGYEETSLLPIVEGIPVMKCWQSLDCGGRALQTELSCLLKEYAAVTDGETSKPLPASKVCLSDEILEDIIARICFVGKKLTSEQELHIADDVRQQMSTTSTQSVPIPPSVSYPLDGCTTLIIPGIVREKTADLIFKHDKESKSLPTTILDVILKCPLDVRRSLMENIVVVGGTAMLPGFHDRLMRELKDIATRGRYAQSLVSRVFKFHATHVPANCACWMGGSLHGSVDVLSDHSVSREHFLKTKPNHLPDWMSCDPSARTVSTAERSANVVSSLRRLSTPSSTPKLRGRSRSLVSLTPKTGESKSVSQVPTISEAPMSPE
- the LOC134179775 gene encoding actin-related protein 10-like isoform X2, whose translation is MTASKGFEGLSLTKDKKIPVILDIGTAYTNCPRHIIPTEVRRYHSNKITRIFTCDQYSTDELYDVLIDFFKHIYFKLLLVNPRDRRVVVVESLFSPIQFRKTLAKALFQHYNVPSIMFLPSHLSALLSLGIATGLVIDCGYEETSLLPIVEGIPVMKCWQSLDCGGRALQTELSCLLKEYAAVTDGETSKPLPASKVCLSDEILEDIIARICFVGKKLTSEQELHIADDVRQQMSTTSTQSVPIPPSVSYPLDGCTTLIIPGIVREKTADLIFKHDKESKSLPTTILDVILKCPLDVRRSLMENIVVVGGTAMLPGFHDRLMRELKDIATRGRYAQSLVSRVFKFHATHVPANCACWMGGSLHGSVDVLSDHSVSREHFLKTKPNHLPDWMSCDPSARTVSTAERSANVVSSLRRLSTPSSTPKLRGRSRSLVSLTPKTGESKSVSQVPTISEAPMSPE